Below is a window of Oceanispirochaeta sp. DNA.
GGTTGGCCGCATAACCCCGTACCTCTCTCACATCTCCAAAATAATGAAGCATCAGGTCAATCTGATGGGGTCCGATATCGTGAAACAGTCCTCCCCCGGAAACAGAGGGATTCAACCGCCAGTGATCTTCGGTCACCGTCATGATGTCTGAGTCCTCATTCTGGAACACTCTGATATTCACAAACTGAACATCCCCGATGATTCGGGCATCCAGCAGCTCCTTCACCTTTATAAAAGCGGACAGTCCGCGGCGGTAATGAGCCACCACCAGTTTCCTTCCCGATCTCTCCAATACCAGCAGGATCTCCCGGCATTCCGCCTCGCTGGGACACACAGGTTTTTCAAGGTAGACATCCTTACCCGCCTTCAGAGCCTGAATGACCAGGTATTTATGTGAAGAGGGAGGCGTGGCAATATAGATGCTGTTGATATCATCCCGCGCCAGAACCTCTTCCACAGAGTTGTACCAGGAGGGGACCTTGTGCCTCCGGGCAAAATCCTCGGCTTTGGCCGGATTCCGCCTCATCACGGCTTTCAATTCTGATCTATCGGCTTTTTGAAAAGCCGGCCCACTCTTAAGCTCGGCTACATCTCCTGCACCGAT
It encodes the following:
- a CDS encoding Gfo/Idh/MocA family oxidoreductase, with the translated sequence MTDQFSTWAIIGAGDVAELKSGPAFQKADRSELKAVMRRNPAKAEDFARRHKVPSWYNSVEEVLARDDINSIYIATPPSSHKYLVIQALKAGKDVYLEKPVCPSEAECREILLVLERSGRKLVVAHYRRGLSAFIKVKELLDARIIGDVQFVNIRVFQNEDSDIMTVTEDHWRLNPSVSGGGLFHDIGPHQIDLMLHYFGDVREVRGYAAN